One Chrysiogenia bacterium DNA window includes the following coding sequences:
- the rplK gene encoding 50S ribosomal protein L11 produces the protein MAEKKITGQIKLQLPAGKATPAPPVGPALGQHGINIADFVRQFNDRTQEQAKENLIIPCVISVYQDRSFDFILKTPPASVLVKKAAKVEKGSSEPNKDKVGRITMDQVRQIAELKLPDLNTTDVECAMRTIAGTARSMGVDVV, from the coding sequence ATGGCTGAGAAAAAGATAACGGGTCAGATCAAGCTGCAGCTGCCCGCCGGTAAGGCGACCCCGGCTCCGCCGGTGGGTCCGGCCCTCGGCCAGCACGGCATCAACATCGCTGACTTCGTTCGGCAGTTCAACGATCGCACGCAGGAGCAGGCCAAAGAAAACCTGATCATCCCCTGCGTGATTTCGGTCTATCAGGACCGCTCCTTCGACTTCATTCTCAAGACCCCGCCGGCGAGCGTGCTCGTCAAGAAGGCGGCCAAGGTTGAGAAGGGTTCGTCCGAGCCCAACAAGGACAAGGTGGGTCGGATCACCATGGACCAGGTTCGGCAGATTGCCGAGCTCAAGCTCCCCGACCTCAACACCACCGACGTAGAATGCGCCATGCGCACGATCGCGGGAACCGCGCGTAGCATGGGTGTGGACGTCGTCTAA
- the nusG gene encoding transcription termination/antitermination protein NusG, which produces MEMKWYVIHTATGFENKAKLALEERIKAYGMEERFGEILIPQEQVVELVKGKRRSTSRKFFPGYILVQMALADETWHLVRNTPKVTGFVGGRTDPPSIPDDEVRRLTQQIDEGQYKSTPKVLYEKGENVRVVDGPFMNFTGVVDEVLPEKGKLRVLVSIFGRATPVELEFLQVEKA; this is translated from the coding sequence ATGGAAATGAAGTGGTACGTCATTCACACCGCCACCGGCTTTGAGAACAAGGCCAAGCTGGCCCTTGAGGAGCGGATCAAGGCCTACGGGATGGAGGAGCGCTTCGGCGAGATCCTCATTCCCCAGGAGCAGGTCGTCGAGCTGGTCAAGGGCAAGCGCCGGAGCACCTCCCGCAAGTTCTTCCCCGGCTACATTCTGGTCCAGATGGCCCTGGCCGACGAAACCTGGCACCTGGTGCGCAACACGCCCAAGGTCACCGGTTTCGTGGGCGGCCGCACGGACCCGCCGTCGATCCCCGACGACGAGGTCCGCCGGCTGACCCAGCAGATCGACGAAGGGCAGTACAAGAGCACCCCCAAGGTCCTCTACGAAAAGGGCGAAAACGTCCGCGTGGTGGACGGTCCATTCATGAACTTCACCGGCGTCGTCGACGAGGTTCTGCCCGAAAAGGGCAAGCTCCGGGTGCTGGTCTCGATTTTCGGTCGCGCCACCCCGGTGGAGCTCGAGTTCCTGCAGGTGGAGAAGGCCTGA